In one Arenibacter antarcticus genomic region, the following are encoded:
- a CDS encoding 30S ribosomal protein THX yields the protein MGKGDKKSKRGKIINGTYGTRRKRKIKRKPSIEEKINVEKKK from the coding sequence ATGGGCAAAGGAGATAAAAAATCTAAAAGGGGTAAAATAATTAACGGCACTTACGGTACAAGGCGGAAACGCAAAATAAAAAGAAAGCCAAGTATAGAAGAAAAAATTAATGTGGAGAAAAAAAAATAA